A stretch of Lathyrus oleraceus cultivar Zhongwan6 chromosome 6, CAAS_Psat_ZW6_1.0, whole genome shotgun sequence DNA encodes these proteins:
- the LOC127091538 gene encoding MDIS1-interacting receptor like kinase 2, translating into MSCLLLFSYAFVVMVTLPHAAAQNDDSQVDALLKWKASLDNQSKALLSSWIGNNPCGWEGIRCDNNSKFIYKINLNNMGLRGRIPKELGNLGSLLQLSISNNRLLGQVPVQIASLQKLYNLDLSSNNLSGSIPKQVGKLSMLLHLKLGKNKFEGNIPSEIGELKYIEDLDLSGNVLNGTIPTMLGQLNSLETLNLSHNNLSGVIPFSYGDMLALTIVDISYNQLEGPIPSILAFQKAPIEAFRNNKGLCGNVSGLMSCSTSTGKFHSDKTKKVLVLVLSLTLGTLLSALFVYGIKISYRCCRASRTIECKPTEESHDQNLFAIWSFDGKMVYENIIEATEEFDNNHLIGVGGHGSVYRAELLTGQVVAVKKLHSLQNREISNLKAFASEIKALTEIRHRNIVKLYGYCSHPLHSFLVYEFLENGSVDKILKDDEQATRFDWNRRVNVIKDVANALCYMHHDCSPPIVHRDISSKNVILDLEYVAHVSDFGTAKFLNPDSSNWTSFVGTFGYAAPELAYTMEVSEKCDVYGFGVLILEIVFGKHPGDFVSTMVQSSGLGVEIDDLSLIDKLDKRLPPPRNYIGKDLVSIIRIACHCLTESPRYRPTMEHVCKEIVMSKSSSRG; encoded by the exons ATGTCATGTCTTCTTTTGTTCTCTTATGCGTTTGTTGTAATGGTCACATTACCTCATGCTGCAGCACAAAACGATGACAGCCAAGTAGATGCTCTGTTGAAGTGGAAAGCAAGCCTTGACAACCAAAGCAAGGCGTTGCTCTCTTCATGGATTGGTAATAATCCATGTGGTTGGGAGGGAATCAGATGTGATAATAACTCTAAATTCATCTACAAGATAAATCTCAACAATATGGGATTAAGAG GAAGAATTCCAAAGGAGCTAGGAAATTTAGGTTCATTGCTCCAACTTTCAATAAGTAACAATCGTCTTTTAGGACAAGTTCCTGTACAAATTGCTTCATTGCAGAAATTGTATAACTTGGATCTTTCATCAAACAACTTAAGTGGTTCTATCCCAAAACAAGTTGGAAAGTTGTCAATGTTATTGCACTTGAAATTGGGCAAAAATAAATTTGAAGGAAACATTCCTAGTGAGATTGGAGAACTAAAATATATTGAAGATCTTGATCTTAGTGGAAATGTTTTGAATGGAACCATACCAACAATGCTGGGACAGTTAAATTCTTTAGAAACATTGAATCTGTCACATAATAACCTTTCTGGTGTCATTCCCTTTAGTTATGGTGATATGTTAGCCTTGACAATTGTTGATATATCATACAATCAATTGGAGGGTCCGATTCCAAGCATTTTAGCCTTCCAAAAAGCTCCAATTGAAGCATTCAGAAATAACAAAGGCTTGTGTGGTAATGTTTCTGGCCTAATGTCCTGCTCAACATCAACTGGAAAATTTCATAGTGATAAGACCAAAAAAGTTTTGGTGTTAGTTTTATCCCTCACTCTAGGCACTCTGTTGTCAGCATTATTTGTTTATGGGATCAAAATATCCTATCGTTGTTGTCGAGCTTCAAGAACAATCGAATGCAAACCTACTGAAGAGTCACATGATCAAAACCTATTTGCAATATGGAGTTTTGATGGAAAAATGGTGTATGAGAATATTATTGAAGCCACAGAAGAGTTTGACAACAATCATCTCATTGGGGTTGGAGGGCATGGAAGTGTTTACAGAGCAGAGTTGCTTACAGGACAAGTTGTAGCTGTGAAGAAACTTCACTCATTGCAAAATAGAGAAATTTCAAATCTGAAAGCTTTTGCAAGTGAGATCAAAGCTCTAACAGAAATCCGACATCGAAACATTGTGAAGTTGTATGGGTATTGTTCACATCCATTGCATTCGTTTTTGGTTTATGAGTTCTTGGAGAATGGCAGTGTGGACAAGATCTTGAAAGACGATGAGCAAGCAACTAGATTTGATTGGAATAGAAGGGTGAATGTCATTAAGGATGTTGCAAATGCTTTATGCTATATGCATCATGATTGTTCACCTCCTATTGTTCATCGCGATATTTCGAGCAAGAATGTCATTTTGGATTTGGAATATGTAGCTCATGTCTCAGACTTCGGAACAGCTAAGTTTCTAAATCCGGATTCATCCAACTGGACCTCTTTTGTTGGAACATTTGGATACGCTGCTCCAG AACTTGCATACACAATGGAAGTAAGTGAGAAGTGTGATGTGTACGGTTTTGGAGTATTAATCTTGGAAATAGTTTTTGGAAAGCACCCTGGAGATTTTGTATCAACAATGGTGCAATCAAGTGGTTTAGGTGTTGAAATTGATGACTTGTCATTGATTGATAAGTTGGATAAACGTCTCCCTCCTCCTAGGAATTATATTGGGAAAGATTTGGTATCAATTATAAGGATTGCATGTCATTGCTTGACAGAGAGCCCGCGCTATCGCCCTACAATGGAACATGTTTGTAAGGAGATTGTAATGTCAAAGTCATCTTCAAGGGGTTAA
- the LOC127095078 gene encoding leucine-rich repeat receptor-like serine/threonine-protein kinase At1g17230: MVTSPHALAQNEDSQIDALLKWKASLDNQSKVLLSSWIGNNPCGWEGIRCDNNSKFIYKKNLNNMGLRGTLRSLNFSSFPNVRHLVLRNNFFYGVVPHNIDKLVNLEKLVLYNNNFSGSIPREIFKLIKLDTLNLGNNSFFGSIPREIFKLIKLETLNLGNNYISGSICGEIEKLIKLKRLYLETNSITGSIPREIGSLNQLIQLDLSRNHLSGPIPSTIGNLSNLKYLYLYINNLTGMIPIEVTKLNSLLTIQLSSNNLFGPIPSSSIGNLIHLNSIWLDDNNLSGPIPTSIDNLVNLSLISLSKNNLSGPIPPSIGNLINLNDIHLEINNLSGSIPSSIRLVYIVKIQLL, encoded by the coding sequence ATGGTCACATCACCTCATGCTCTAGCACAAAACGAAGACAGCCAAATAGATGCTCTGTTGAAGTGGAAAGCAAGCCTTGACAACCAAAGCAAGGTGTTACTCTCTTCATGGATTGGTAATAATCCTTGTGGTTGGGAGGGAATCAGATGTGATAATAACTCTAAATTCATCTACAAGAAAAATCTCAACAATATGGGATTAAGAGGTACCCTTCGTAGTCTCAATTTCTCATCATTTCCAAATGTCCGCCATTTAGTTTTAAGAAACAACTTTTTTTATGGAGTTGTTCCACACAATATTGACAAGTTAGTCAACCTCGAGAAACTAGTTctttataataataatttttctGGCTCCATTCCTCGGGAAATTTTCAAGTTGATCAAACTTGACACTCTAAATCTTGGTAATAATAGTTTTTTTGGCTCCATTCCTCGGGAAATTTTCAAGTTGATCAAACTTGAGACTCTAAATCTTGGTAATAATTATATTTCGGGCTCCATTTGTGGTGAAATTGAAAAGTTGATCAAACTCAAGAGACTATATCTTGAAACTAATAGTATTACTGGCTCCATTCCTCGAGAAATTGGATCTTTAAACCAACTCATTCAACTTGATTTGTCTCGCAACCATCTCTCTGGCCCAATCCCTTCGACCATTGGAAACTTGAGCAATTTGAAATATCTTTATCTTTATATAAACAATCTCACTGGTATGATCCCAATTGAAGTCACAAAGCTCAATTCTCTTTTAACAATCCAATTGTCGTCAAATAACCTCTTCGGACCAATACCATCATCATCTATAGGTAACTTGATTCATTTGAATTCTATTTGGCTTGATGATAATAACCTGTCCGGACCAATTCCAACATCTATAGATAATTTGGTTAATTTGAGTCTTATTAGTCTTTCCAAAAATAACCTTTCTGGACCAATTCCACCGTCTATAGGTAATTTGATCAATTTGAATGATATTCACCTTGAAATCAATAATCTTTCGGGATCAATCCCTTCATCCATTAGATTGGTTTATATAGTGAAGATACAATTATTATAA